Below is a genomic region from Caulobacter sp. FWC26.
ACAACTGGACGGGCCTGTTTACGCCCGGCGAGCGGGTCCGCCTGCGGTTCATCAACGCGGCCGCCCAGATGATGTTCAACGTGCGGATTCCCGGGCTGAAGCTGACTGTGGTCGCCGCTGACGGTCAGACCGTGAAGCCGGTCGAAGTCGATGAGTTCCAGATCGGCAATGCCGAGACCTACGACGTCATCGTCCAACCGACGCAGGACAAGGCCTTCACCCTGGTGGCCGAGGCGGTTGACCGCTCCGGCATGGGTAGAGCGACGTTGGCCCCGCGCGCCGGGATGACCGCCCCAGTTCCGCCGCTGCGCGAACGTCCGTTGGCCACCATGAAGGACATGGGCATGGACATGAGCAGCATGGACATGAGCGGCTCAGGCGCCATGGGCGGCATAGACCATGCCGCCATGGGGCACGACATGGCGGCCATGGCTGCCGCTCCTGGCATGGCCGCGCCCAAGCCGCGCGGCTCCGATGTCATGGGCGACATGGGCGGCATGAAGATGTCGATGCGCGACCCGCTGAACGCGCCTCAGATCAAGCTAGGCCCTGGCGTGCAGACCATTACACCGATGCCGATCGACCGGACCGGTGAGCCTGGCCAGGGCTTGGAAAGCGTCGGTCACCGAGTCCTGGTCTACAAGGATCTGCTGGCCCTGACGCCCAATCCCGACACCCGGACCCCGACCCGGGCCCTGGAGATCCGGCTGACCGGCAACATGGAACGCTTCATGTGGGGGTTCGACGGCCAGAAGTTCAGCGACGCGACCAAGCCCTACGCCTTCGACAAGGGCGAAAGGGTGCGGGTCACGCTGGTCAATGACACCATGATGGCCCACCCGATCCACCTGCATGGCCACTTCTTCGAGCTGACCCACGCGCCGGTCGGATTTGGACCTCGCAAGCACACAGTCATCGTGCTGCCTGGAGGCAAGGTGTCTTGGGACTTCACTGCCGATCCCGGCGACTGGGCTTTCCACTGCCACATGCTCTACCACATGCACGCGGGCATGTTTCAGGTGTTCAGCGTGCGGCCTCTCGAAGGAGGCGCGGCATGAACCGGCTCGTCGTAGTCAGCCTGTTGCCGCTCGCCTTGGCCGGGCCAGCCATGGCCCAGACCATGGATCATTCCTCGATGCCGGGCATGACCATGCCCGCCGCGCCGGCCAAGCCGGCCGCCAAACCTGCCAAGCCAGAAGCGGCGGCTCATCAGCATCAGGTGGCCCCCGCTGCAGCGACCGCGAAGCCAGCGACGCCCGCAGCCGGCGAAGCCGATCCGCACGCCGGACATGACATGTCGGCGGGAACGATGGACCATTCCGCCATGCCGGGCATGGACATGGGGGCGCCAACAGAGACCAGCACAACAATGGGTGATCTGGAGGTCCCAACGGGGCCGCCGCCGGCGGCGCCAATCGACTACGCCGCCGACCGCGTGTTCTCGCCGGCCGCCATGGCCACCGCGCGCGGCCAACTTCGGCGTGAGCATGGCGGCATAAGCAGCTCCATGGTCATAGCCAACATCGCCGAGTGGGCGCCCGGGTCAGGCAAGGACGGCTATCGCTGGGAAGGCGAGGCATGGTTTGGCGGCGACATCCATCGCCTTGTGATCAAGACCGAAGGCGAAGGCGAAGGCGTCGTCGGCGACGGCCTTGAGCAAGCCGAACTGCAAGCGCTCTATTCCCGCGCGATCGGTCCCTACTTCAATCTGCAGGTAGGGGTGCGGCATGATTTCGAGCCCAATCCCACCCGCACCTACGCGACTGTCGGATTCGAGGGCCTGGCGCCCTATTGGTTCGAGGTGAGCGGCGCGGCCTTCCTATCCGACAGAGGCGATCTCTCTGGGCGGCTGGAAGGCTCCTACGATCAGCGCATCAACCAGCGCCTGATCCTGCAGCCGCGCGCGGAGTTCAACCTCGCCGCCTCGAATGACGCGGCGACCGGGATAGGTTCTGGCCTGTCGAGCGCGGAGCTAGGCTTGCGGCTTCGCTACGAGATCCGCCGGGAGTTCGCCCCCTATATCGGCGTCACCTACGACCGAAAATTCGGGAAGACAGCCGACTACAGCCGCGCCGCCGGCGAGGATGTCGAGGATACTCGCCTGGTGTTTGGCCTTCGGGCCTGGTTCTGACCCAATATGCCGCGTGCGGCAGGAGACCCTGAGAATGAAACACCTACTTTCGACGCTTGGCGCCGGCCTGTTGCTGATCACCGGCACAGCGCTGGCTCACGAACCAGCCAAGCCTGCCACCGCATCCTCGAACAGCCTGGCCCCGGCGGCCAAGTCCGCAGCCCTGGCCGTAGACGGCTTCCATGCGGCGCTGGCGGCGGGCGACACCGAAAAAGCCCTGGCTTTGTTGGCGCCCGACGTTCTGGTGTTTGAGGAGGGCGGCGCGGAGCGATCGCGGGCCGAATATGCCAGCCATCACTTGGCCGCCGACGCGGCCTTTACCCGCGCTGTGCCCAGCACGCCGCTGTCACGGTCGGGCCTGGCCCAAGGCGACCTAGCCTATATCGTCAGCGAAAGCCGCACGACGGGTGTCTACGGCGGCAAGCCGGTGGACCGCCTGTCGGCCGAGACTATGGTCCTTCGCCACGAGCCGGCGGGTTGGAAGATTGTCCATATCCATTGGTCTTCCCGGGCCGCCAAGCCGAAATAGTCGATCGCCCCTGCCCTGCCGGAGCCCACCCGTGACCCGCTTGATCCGTCGCCCCCTCCTCGCGCGCCGCGCCCTGCTGCTGGGGGCCGGCGCCGCCACTCTACTGGCGGCCTGCGCGCAAGGCGCCGAACCCCTGGCTATCCAAGTCTACAAGACCCCGTTCTGCGGATGCTGCACCAAGTGGGTCGAGGCCTTGAGGGCAGCCGGCCTCAAGCCGTCTATCAACGAGCTGGACGATCTGACGCCGGTGCGGGCCACCTACGGCGTCGACGACACCCTGTCTTCGTGCCACACCGCACGGATCGGCGGCTACACCATCGAGGGTCACGTACCGCCGTCCGACATTCTTCGGCTGTTGCAAGAACGCCCCAAAGCGTTGGGCCTGGCGGTCCCTGGAATGCCGATCGGATCGCCCGGCATGGAAATGCCCGGAGCCGTCGCCGAGCCCTACGCGACCCTGCTGCTGCTTGACGCCAAGGGCGCGACCCGGGTTTTCGCCCGCCATGGCTGATCGGCGCCTGACACCGATTTTTGCGCTTCGCCGCGAGGGACAGGGCCCGGGCCGTGCGTATGATCTGTGGGCGACCGGGGCGTC
It encodes:
- a CDS encoding copper resistance protein B; translated protein: MNRLVVVSLLPLALAGPAMAQTMDHSSMPGMTMPAAPAKPAAKPAKPEAAAHQHQVAPAAATAKPATPAAGEADPHAGHDMSAGTMDHSAMPGMDMGAPTETSTTMGDLEVPTGPPPAAPIDYAADRVFSPAAMATARGQLRREHGGISSSMVIANIAEWAPGSGKDGYRWEGEAWFGGDIHRLVIKTEGEGEGVVGDGLEQAELQALYSRAIGPYFNLQVGVRHDFEPNPTRTYATVGFEGLAPYWFEVSGAAFLSDRGDLSGRLEGSYDQRINQRLILQPRAEFNLAASNDAATGIGSGLSSAELGLRLRYEIRREFAPYIGVTYDRKFGKTADYSRAAGEDVEDTRLVFGLRAWF
- a CDS encoding DUF4440 domain-containing protein; its protein translation is MKHLLSTLGAGLLLITGTALAHEPAKPATASSNSLAPAAKSAALAVDGFHAALAAGDTEKALALLAPDVLVFEEGGAERSRAEYASHHLAADAAFTRAVPSTPLSRSGLAQGDLAYIVSESRTTGVYGGKPVDRLSAETMVLRHEPAGWKIVHIHWSSRAAKPK
- a CDS encoding DUF411 domain-containing protein, with product MTRLIRRPLLARRALLLGAGAATLLAACAQGAEPLAIQVYKTPFCGCCTKWVEALRAAGLKPSINELDDLTPVRATYGVDDTLSSCHTARIGGYTIEGHVPPSDILRLLQERPKALGLAVPGMPIGSPGMEMPGAVAEPYATLLLLDAKGATRVFARHG
- a CDS encoding copper resistance system multicopper oxidase; the encoded protein is MTQFDRRQLLRGAAALGSSLATVALLPSWAQSATPGLLSTLPTLSGQDIKLTIGHAPVTIDGKRGHAVAINGTVPGPLIRLKEGQTVRLSVTNALDEETSIHWHGLLVPFQMDGVPGVSFPGIPPGETFVYEFPVKQSGTYWYHSHSGLQEAEGHYGPLVIEPAEPDPIAYDREHVIVLSDFSFMHPHLIFKRMKQQAGVFNYQKQTLSSLMAGKDQTLQERMEWGKWRMDPTDISDVTGAVMSFLVNGHGPTDNWTGLFTPGERVRLRFINAAAQMMFNVRIPGLKLTVVAADGQTVKPVEVDEFQIGNAETYDVIVQPTQDKAFTLVAEAVDRSGMGRATLAPRAGMTAPVPPLRERPLATMKDMGMDMSSMDMSGSGAMGGIDHAAMGHDMAAMAAAPGMAAPKPRGSDVMGDMGGMKMSMRDPLNAPQIKLGPGVQTITPMPIDRTGEPGQGLESVGHRVLVYKDLLALTPNPDTRTPTRALEIRLTGNMERFMWGFDGQKFSDATKPYAFDKGERVRVTLVNDTMMAHPIHLHGHFFELTHAPVGFGPRKHTVIVLPGGKVSWDFTADPGDWAFHCHMLYHMHAGMFQVFSVRPLEGGAA